CTTTTGATTTTTCTATATAAAAAAGGATCATCTCATATATCTTTGAGATAATCCTTTTATAAATTCTTTTAAACTCAAGTCTTCTCTTGTTTTTAAATAAAATATTATCTTTTGGAGAATTGAGGAGATTTACGGGCCTTTTTAAATCCGTATTTCTTCCTTTCTTTCATCCTTGGATCTCTAGTTAGCATCCCAGCTTTTTTAAGGGATTTACGATAGTCAACATCCACTTTAAGAAGAGCTCTAGAGATACCATGTCTTATTGCACCTGCTTGCCCAGAAAGTCCTCCACCCTTAACATTTACAAGAACATCCATTGTATTTAGAGTGTTTGTTATTTCTAATGGTGTTTTAAGATCTTTAATTAAAGTATCTCTTCCAAAATAATCACTAATATCTATTTTATTTACAGTAATTTTACCAGTACCTGGAACTAATCTTACACGTGCAACTGATTTTTTACGTCTTCCAGTTCCCCAGTATTGTACTTCAGCAGCCATTTATATTCCTCCTCTCTATATTTCCAATTCTTTTGGTTGCTGGGCCTGAT
The genomic region above belongs to Halanaerobiaceae bacterium ANBcell28 and contains:
- the rpsI gene encoding 30S ribosomal protein S9, which produces MAAEVQYWGTGRRKKSVARVRLVPGTGKITVNKIDISDYFGRDTLIKDLKTPLEITNTLNTMDVLVNVKGGGLSGQAGAIRHGISRALLKVDVDYRKSLKKAGMLTRDPRMKERKKYGFKKARKSPQFSKR